AGCGGGTCGACGGCCCCTACCCCACGGTCGTGATCGTGCACGGCGGCTACAGCTCGCGCCGCCTGCACTGGTCCGCCGCCCAGGCGCTGGCCGAGGCCGGCTACATGACCGTCTCGCTCGAGACCACGGCACCGATGAACGTGCACGCGCTCGACACGCAGGACGTGGTCGACTGGCTGTTCGCCACCCCGCAGGCGCCGCTGGCCAGCGGCGGCCACTTCCCCCGCTGGCAGGACCTCGACCGCAAGGCGGTGGGCATCGCCGGCCATTCGCAGGGCGGCAGCACCGCGAGCCTGCTGGGCCAGACCGACGCCCGCCTGTCGGCCATCGTCGCGTGGGACAACCTCACGGCGCTGAACACCGGCTGGGTCGACAAGCTCGGCACCGACCCCAAGCCCGGCACGCCCATCCGCACGCCCGCGATCGGCATCGGCGCCGACTACTACTTCAAGCCGGTCCCCTACGACGCCGCGCCGGAACCGGCCCCGTCGAACGCCCAGGGCGGCCGCGGCCGCGGCGACGGACCGCACCCGAAGGACCTCGGCTTCCAGGAACTGAAGGCCGCCGGCGTGGACACCATGCTCGTGATGCCGCGCGCGGCCACCCACCTCGACTACTCGCTGTTCGGCGGCGGCACCAGCCGCTACGGCGAGGCCGTGATCCAGTACTACACGCTCGCCTGGTTCGACCGCTACCTGAAGGGCCCGCGCGACGCGGCCGTGGCCCGCGACGCCTACCGGCGCCTCACCGCGTCCACCTTCGACGGCTCGATCGACCGCCACAACATCAGCCAGGGCCTCTACGACAAGGCCGCCGCCACCGCCGCGGGCGACCCGTACGCCGGCAACCGCCCGTACACCCTCGACGGGCAACCGGTGCACGACCGGCTGTCGTTCTACTTCGCGTCGCGGTGCAGCCTGACGGAGCCGGGGACGGGGGCGAAGGCCACGTCGGACGACCTGCGCGGCAAGGGGTGCCCGGCGCGCTGATCGCGATAAAACATGTTGTCATCCCGGCGAAGGCCGGGACCTTCGGCGGGGGCCCAGGGTCCCGGCATTCGCCGGGATGACATGCGCTTGGGGGCGGGCAGCATTGCGGGATCGGTCCAGTACGGCAAGAATCGGCCCGTCCCATTGCCTCCTTCCCGACCCCGATGCCCACCTCCCCCGCCCGCCGCTTCGGCCTCGCCGCCAGCAAACTCCACCGCGCCTCGCCCGACGGCGGCCTGCTTTCCTGGTCACGCCACAGCGGCGCGGCCATCCGCGCGATGGGCCTGCGGCTTCATGCGGTGGGCGGCGCGTACGCCACGCTCTCCCGCTCGGCCGACCTCGGCGGCTACGAGGGTCTGGTCGCCTACCCCTCGGGCGGCGAAGGCGGCCTGATGCGCCTCGTCTCGCACATCGCCGGCGGCGCCTACGAGAACCAGGAGATCGACGGCATCGTCTACCTGATCGACCCCGTCGACCCGTCCACCCTGTACCCCGAGGCCCAGGCCCTCAAGCGCCAGTGCGTCACGCACCAGAAGCCGTTCATCTCCACCGTGGCCGGCGCCATCGAGTGGATGGCGGTGGAGGCCGTGCACGCGGGCCACGTCGACGACACGACCCGCCAGTTGCTCGACGTCTCGAAGCGCAACCTCGCGCTGATCGCCCACGACGCGCTGAAGGACCGCATGGTCGAGTTCGCCGCCGAGAACTTCGACCTCCTGAGCCGCGCCCCCACCCGCGTGGCCACCGGCACCACCGGCCAGCGCCTCAACGAACTCGCGTGGTCGCGCGGCTGGCCGCAGGGCACGCCGTGGGTGCACCGCTACCTGAGCGGCCCGCTGGGTGGCGACGCGCAGATCGCCGAACTCGTGCTCGACCAGCGCTGCGACAAGGTGCTGTTCTTCGAGGACCCGCACGTCGCCCGCCAGCACGAGGCCGACATCCAGCTGCTCGAACGTTCGGTGTGCAGCGTCACGCGCCACGCCACGTGTGCGAACTCGCCGGCCATGGCGCGGCGGTGGGCGCAGGCGGTCACCCTCGCGTCGGGAACACAAGCCGTTCGCACTTGATCGATCTGGCGCGGCATGCCGCGCCGGTTCGTCACACGCGAGTCACCGTGGGTCGCGAGCATCGCGGGTTTTCAGCATTGGAACCCGTTCCATGACCCACGTCTCCAGCCGCCTCGCCGCCGCGTGTGCCCTGCTGGCCCTCGCGGCCTGCAACAGCGACTCCAGCACCACCCCCACGCCGCCTCCCGCCGCATTCTCCCCGTCGGTCGCCTTCATGACCGACGTGCACTTCGAGAACGTCTACGGCGACTTCAAGACCACGGCCTTCACCGGCATCCCGCGCGCCGACGGCAAGAACGCGACCATCCGGACGATGTACGCGCAGCTCACGTCGACGCGGCTCTTCAACGAGAACTACTTCGCCTTCCGCGCCGCCCTCGACGACGCGAACGCGAAGGGCATCAAGTTCGTGGCGCTGCCGGGCGACTACTCGGACGACGCCCAGCCGGTCAACATCGACGGCATCGCCGAGATCCTTCGCGAGTACCAGGCCAAGGGCATGCGCTTCTTCCTCGCCCCGGGCAACCACGACCCCAACGAACCGCACGACGACGACGAAGCAGGCAAGAACGACTTCCTGACGAAGGACGGCAAGGAGCAGAAGGTCTACGCCACCGGCAACGCCGCGTGCAAGGCCGCCGACCCGACCGTCGCCTGCACCGACCAGCTGAAGGAGTTGGGCTACGAAGGCCTGCTGAACCGCCTGGGCGCCTTCGGCTTCGCACCGAACGCGAACGACGTGCACTGGGAAACCCCGTTCAGCAAGTACCCGAACGGCACGTACTCGTACACGGAAGCGCAGAAGAGCGCCGAGTTCACCAACCGCCAGTTCGAGCTGTGCCTCGAAGGCGAAGGTGGTGCGTACAAGCCCGCGGGCGCGGCCTACACGAGGTGCAGCAGCGTGACGGACGCGAGCTACCTCGTCGAGCCGGTCAAGGGGCTGTGGCTGCTGTCGATCGACGCGAACGTGTACCTGCCGAACGCGAAGTTCGACGCCACGAACCCGAAGAGCTTCAAGGGCTTCGACAGCGCGGGCAACGCGGGCTGGAACAAGGTGCTCACGCACAAGAAGCACCTCGTCGAATGGATCGCCAGCGTCAACGCGCGCGCCAAGGCGCAGGGCAAGCAGCTGATCGCCTTCTCGCACTACCCGACGATGGACTTCTACGCGAACCAGACGGACGCGATGAAGGCCGTGTTCAAGTCCGGCGCCTTCCAGACGGCCCGGGTCCCCGAGGTGGCCACGACCACCGGCGTGGTCAACACCGGCCTGCGCCTGCACGTGGGCGGCCACATGCACTTCAACGGCACGAACGACGTGGCCGACGCCGCGGGCAACTGGCTCGTGAACGTTCAGTCGCCGTCGCTCGCCGTGTACGGCGCGGCCTACAAGATCGTCACGTACAAGGACGCCGACACCGTGGACGTGCAGACCGTCGCGCTGAACGACGTGCCGCGCTTCAAGGAACTGTTCCCGCACTACGAGGTGGAGTACGCCTACCTGCAGAACAGCACCGCCGCCGCCGACATCGCCAAGCGCTGGAACCACGGCGTGCTCGACACGACGAGCTATGCCGACTTCACCCGTTACTACTTCGGCGAACTCTCGCGCCTGCGCTTCATGGATGAATACTGGCCCTGCGAGATGAAGGAAGCCGCCACCACCCTGAACCTCGCGCAGATGCTGACGATGACGCAGCTGCAGACCTCGGTGAAGGTGTCCGAACTGAAGGACCAGACCGGCGTGCTGCCGCTGACCGCCACGTGTTTCGCCGCGGGCACGGCTTCGGGCGCCCCCGCCGCGGCCGGCCAACTGGCCGCCGACTGGGCCACCGCCACCACGAAGGCCCGCCAGCTCGCCACCGCCGCGGGCGTGGACTTCGACGCGATGGCCAAGGTCACCGCCTACGACTTCCACGGCGACTTCCACCGCACCGTGTACGCGGGCGAACTGGCGCTGCGCGGCATGGGCGAGGCCCGCGTCAAGCAGTACAAGCTGCTGATGTCGGCGTTCCCGGCCAGCCCCGCCGCGCCGGTGAAGATCGCCGACAAGCTGTCGGACCAGAACGCGGTGCAGGTCGCCTTCCAGTCGCAGTTCAAGCAGGTCTTCTCGATCCTGAAGGGCCTCGGCTCGGGCAAGCCGAGCGACCACTTCGTCATCGACTACAAGAAGAAGACGCTGACCAACGCCAACACGGGGGCGGTGAGCTTCAACTGAGGGACCCTCTCGCGTGAGTGGACGTCCGTCCACTTCCGCGGGACTCTGGAATCGATTCCAAAAGGGGTTCAGACGCGGAGGAACGTGCCGATATCCGGGGTTTGAACGCCCCTCTCACCCGGCCCGTCCCCATGAACAACCTCTCGATCGGCAAACGACTCGCCCTGGCCTTCGGCCTGGTGCTGCTGCTCACCGCGATGATCACGCTGCTCGGCCTGTGGCGCCTCCAGGGCACCTCGCAGGCCACGGCGGAGATGATGGCCGAGCCGCTGACCAAGGAACGCCTGATCGGCGACTGGTACCGCAACATCCAGACCGGCGTGCGCCGCACCACCGCCATCGTCAAGAGCAACGACCCGGCGCTGGCCACGTTCTTCGCCGAGGAGGCCAAGGCCTCCTCGAAGGCCTCTGGCGAGTACCAGAAGTCCATCGAGGCGCTGCTGCGCACCGACGAGGAGCTGGCCCTCTTCAAGAGCATCTCGGAGCACCGCAAGGTCTACCTGAGCTCGCGCGACGAGATCTCGAAGTTCAAGAAGGATGGC
This genomic stretch from Piscinibacter gummiphilus harbors:
- a CDS encoding alpha/beta hydrolase family protein — its product is MSPAVPLPLRRITLLASTAVLVACGTPAPTAPTIAAAPVAPARAPGDACERPIDHESPAPGSDAWKARDAANFQCARQRLADLAQQPAAFFPPGKMPVLDAYRVPTRNAGVRFRFEQVTTPNRSGQPITVEIYRPCATGDCPNLPAGLKRVDGPYPTVVIVHGGYSSRRLHWSAAQALAEAGYMTVSLETTAPMNVHALDTQDVVDWLFATPQAPLASGGHFPRWQDLDRKAVGIAGHSQGGSTASLLGQTDARLSAIVAWDNLTALNTGWVDKLGTDPKPGTPIRTPAIGIGADYYFKPVPYDAAPEPAPSNAQGGRGRGDGPHPKDLGFQELKAAGVDTMLVMPRAATHLDYSLFGGGTSRYGEAVIQYYTLAWFDRYLKGPRDAAVARDAYRRLTASTFDGSIDRHNISQGLYDKAAATAAGDPYAGNRPYTLDGQPVHDRLSFYFASRCSLTEPGTGAKATSDDLRGKGCPAR
- a CDS encoding methylglyoxal synthase, with protein sequence MPTSPARRFGLAASKLHRASPDGGLLSWSRHSGAAIRAMGLRLHAVGGAYATLSRSADLGGYEGLVAYPSGGEGGLMRLVSHIAGGAYENQEIDGIVYLIDPVDPSTLYPEAQALKRQCVTHQKPFISTVAGAIEWMAVEAVHAGHVDDTTRQLLDVSKRNLALIAHDALKDRMVEFAAENFDLLSRAPTRVATGTTGQRLNELAWSRGWPQGTPWVHRYLSGPLGGDAQIAELVLDQRCDKVLFFEDPHVARQHEADIQLLERSVCSVTRHATCANSPAMARRWAQAVTLASGTQAVRT
- a CDS encoding metallophosphoesterase family protein, with protein sequence MTHVSSRLAAACALLALAACNSDSSTTPTPPPAAFSPSVAFMTDVHFENVYGDFKTTAFTGIPRADGKNATIRTMYAQLTSTRLFNENYFAFRAALDDANAKGIKFVALPGDYSDDAQPVNIDGIAEILREYQAKGMRFFLAPGNHDPNEPHDDDEAGKNDFLTKDGKEQKVYATGNAACKAADPTVACTDQLKELGYEGLLNRLGAFGFAPNANDVHWETPFSKYPNGTYSYTEAQKSAEFTNRQFELCLEGEGGAYKPAGAAYTRCSSVTDASYLVEPVKGLWLLSIDANVYLPNAKFDATNPKSFKGFDSAGNAGWNKVLTHKKHLVEWIASVNARAKAQGKQLIAFSHYPTMDFYANQTDAMKAVFKSGAFQTARVPEVATTTGVVNTGLRLHVGGHMHFNGTNDVADAAGNWLVNVQSPSLAVYGAAYKIVTYKDADTVDVQTVALNDVPRFKELFPHYEVEYAYLQNSTAAADIAKRWNHGVLDTTSYADFTRYYFGELSRLRFMDEYWPCEMKEAATTLNLAQMLTMTQLQTSVKVSELKDQTGVLPLTATCFAAGTASGAPAAAGQLAADWATATTKARQLATAAGVDFDAMAKVTAYDFHGDFHRTVYAGELALRGMGEARVKQYKLLMSAFPASPAAPVKIADKLSDQNAVQVAFQSQFKQVFSILKGLGSGKPSDHFVIDYKKKTLTNANTGAVSFN